GTCGACCTGTGCATGTCCCGGCGGATGCGATAGCGGCACGAACGTCTCTCGACCCTTGGATCGGCAAATCCTGACGTAGTCCTTCACCACCGTGTAGCCACCGCCAAAGCCATGTTCGTCACGCAACCGTTCGAATATCCGCTTGGCACTGTGTCGTTGCTTCACCGGCCCGGCCTGATCCGACTGCAAAATCTCATCGATGACTGGAAGCAAACATTCCAAGCTTTGGCTTGCCTACAGGCTTCGTGCGCGTATAGCCCGGTGGAAGCGAGAATCGGCACATCTTCGAAACCGTCTCACGGCTTAAACCGAAGACCCGAGAGGCCTCGCGGCGGCTGTGACCCTCAACGAAAACAAACCGGCGAACGGCGGCGTAACTCTCCACGACAAACATCCCCGGCCGCCCTCAAAAAGAGGACAGCCTACCACTGGCTGGATTTTACTCCACCCCGCCAGGCAATATGCCGGCGTTCACTGGTAGACTTTGTCACCGCCCTGCCCATAATCAGGATGAAAATTGCAACGCAATGAAGAACGCAAAATCGGCGGCGACCGGTCAGGATATCGTGTGGGGACCGGTAACCTCGTCGGAGGAGTCCGATAAAAACAAGTTCAGTGGAAAGGTTACCTATAATTATCACTGCAGTGCTCAAGCATCCTGGGCCCCGATTTACAGCCTCGCAAGAAGTTCGGAGTGTGGAGAGTCGCCGCCAACTCCTAGAAACGAGCAAATGCCGAAATCATGTGGAAGCCGCCGGCCAAGCGACCGAAGACACCGCGCTCGAACCCTACGCCCGCATCGCCGGCGCAGTGATGGGAAATGCAGGCGTCGCGGCGGCACGATCGGCCAGTACGCCAGAAAGCGTTATCAGACGCGCCGTCGGTAACGCCGATGACATCGACTGAGAACGCGCCGTTCAACTGCAAAACAACGGCCGAGGCGTGCGGTTGACCGGCCCCGAGGCGATCACTCAGGCGCAGAACGGTGCGACCGCACTTCCCAACCTGCAGCGCGTTGTGGAAGGCTCTGCGGACGGCCGCGCGAGAACCGCCCCATTCTTCAGCGCACGACCTGGCCAGGTCCACAATGCAGTTGACGAGGTCTTGAACCTGATCGCGCAACAAAGCGACAATCCGTCCTTACTAGGGCAGCGCGCTTCGGAGGCGGCGACGTCGGCAATTCGCGATGTCGAACAAGCCCGCACCGCGGCCGTCAATCCCGCCTACAGAGCCGCCGGCGCTGACCGCGTGCCGGTGGAAGGCGTTCAAGCACTGCTTGACGATATTGCCGCGATGACGGCCGCTGACACGACTGGTGTGCTATCCGGAACGCTCAACGATCTCCGCAATCGTTTGACCGCACGGCCCGCGCAGGCGGGCCGGCCCGCGACCCGTACTCCGGTCATGGGACCGAACGGTCAGATCATCCGCTATAGGCAGACCCCGGCCGTGGACGCCGTCCCCGCGCTACCAAGTACGGATATCGAGAACCTTGACCGGACACGCAAGTATTTCCGCGACCGGATGGACCTGCCACAGATCGGGCAGGATGCGATCACCAAGGAACAGAACGCCGCGGTAACCGGCATGCTTACGCGGCTCGATGACTTGATGACACAGCACAGTTCGAATTTCGCCGCTGGCAAACAGCAGTACGCAGATATCACGCGCGACGTGGTCGAGCCGGTAGCCCTCGGCCCGCTCGGGAAGGTGGCCGCCGCCCAAGAGACGACCGCTGCGGGCAACGCCATCTTGCCAGCCAATCCGCTGACCGGCTCGCGCGACGAGACGATCGACGCGATCACCCGGCTTATGGATCAAGACCCCGCCACGACAACCGGATTGATCCGGCAGAACCTCGCCGATCGTTTCCACAGCGCCGCCACGGACACGCAGGAAGGCGCGAACGAATTCGTCGGCTCGAAATACCACAAGGACATTGCCGGCAATGAGCCCCGCCGCCAGACCCTGGACGCGGCGTTGTCCGCACTGCCCGATCAGCGCGCAGCCACGACGATGCCCGAGCTGCTGGACGTTCTCCAGGCGACCGGCCGACGCAAGCCGATCGGCAGCGCCACAGCGTTCAACAGCGCCTTGCAAAGTGAGTTGGGCACTGGATCGTTGTTAGCGACGCCGTTCCGGACAGGCGCAAAAACCATTTCAAGCTTTGGCACAAATATCGGCAACGCTTTGACGCAGGCGACCCAACGCAACAACATGCGTCAGCTGGCCGATTTATTTACAGACCCCAATTCAGTAGAAATGATACTCTCTGCCATGACCCGCCGGCCGGGCCTGGCGATAGGCGAAACCCTTCGGCGCAGTGGTGCGCAGTCCGGTGCCGCCAGCATTGATCAGTAGGGATCACGCCGGCGTTAACGGGGTCGTCCCATCAAGGGAGACGCAGATGCGATTTAGGATAGCGCTATTCAGCGCATTGACGATGTTCGGAAGCGCGAAGGCTCAAGAGGCCGAAACCCTCGGCTGGTTCATGAAGGGCGCATATGCGGGTGAATTTCAAGCCGCTATGGTTTTCGCCAGCGGTGAAACCCTCGCTTCGTTCAATGTCCTGCTGAAGGATCGCGGCGAACCGCCGCTATATTGTCCACCGCCGGCACTGCAGATCACGCAAGAGCAATATGTCAGCATCCTCGCAAACTACCTGAAGTCATCAGAAACGGCGACGTCGAAAGACGATTATCGCGCCTTTCCGGTCTATGTCAGGGAGGCCTTAAAGGCGACTTTCCCCTGCAAAGCTTGAGTTTAACGCGAAAATTCCGACGCACGATGCTCTAAAAACCGTGCTACCCGCGTGCAACCCAACGTCCTAGACACAGTCTCGTTCGGGGCTGCCAAACGGCAGTTATCTAATTGATTTCGCTGGAAGAAAAAATGGAGCGGGTGAGGCGATTCGAACGCCCGACCCCAACCTTGGCAAGGTTGTGCTCTACCCCTGAGCTACACCCGCTCATCGTCGTCGGCCTGGGGTAGTTGGTGGCCGAAGGTCGCTGCGTTGCGGCGACGGGCGCTATATGGCCCATGGCCTTTTCAAATGCAACAGGGAAAACGCGCATTGGTCGAAAAATTTTGCGGATCGCGCTGCAAGCCCCTGAAAACAGGGCTTTCTTGCTTTCATCAATCCGACAAGATTGAAACCTTCAAGCCTTCGGCGTAAGGACGAAACGCATTTTGAGACGATGAGGAAGCTTTCATGAGCGATATCAAGCCGAAGACCGCTGACGATCTGTTTTCCTTTCTCGACAGTCTCGGGATCGCCCATACGACCAAGCGTCATGCTCCCGTCTTCACCGTCGCCGAATCAGTCTCGCTGCGCGATGAAATTCCAGGCGGCCACACGAAGAACCTGTTCGTGAAGGACAAGAAGGACAATTATTTCCTTCTGACCGTCGAAGAGCACGCAACCGTGGACCTGAAGACGGTGCATCACGTCATCGGCGCGGCGAGCAAGGTTTCCTTCGGCAAGCCTGAGAAGCTGATGGAATATCTCGGCGTCATTCCGGGAGCGGTCACCGCCTTCGGCGTCATCAACGACACCGACAAGAACGTCGCGATCATCATCGACGAGGAGCTGATGCGTGACGAGATCGTTAATTGCCATCCCCTCTCCAATGACGCGACGACATCCATCGCCTCCACGGATCTGCTACGCTTCATCGAGGCGACTGGCCACGCGCCGCTTGTCTTGAAAGTGACAGCCTGACATACGATCTTTGCGGCAGAAAACAGTGAACCGGACCAAATGTCCGTGAGGAGCAGATCATGAGTGGCAGCAACCCCTATCAAGGATCCTTCGGCAGCCAGATGACGGGCCAGGCGACCTACGGGACAAGCGCCGCTCCAACAACGGCAGCGCCCGTCGGCGATCTCATCAAGGACACCACGACAGCCACTTTCGCGCGCGATGTTCTGGAAGCTTCCCGCCAGCAGCCGGTCCTCGTCGATTTCTGGGCCCCCTGGTGCGGCCCCTGCAAGCAGCTGACGCCGATCATCGAGAAGGTGGTGACGGAAGCAGCGGGCCGCGTGAAGCTCGTTAAGATGAACATCGACGACCATCCCTCGATCGCCGGCCAGCTCGGCATCCAGTCCATTCCGGCCGTGATCGCCTTTTCCGGCGGGCGCCCGATCGATGGCTTCATGGGTGCCGTGCCGGAAAGCCAGATCCGCGAATTCATTGACAAGGTCGCCGGTCCGGTGGTCGATGACCACAAGGCCGAGATCGAAGCAGCATTGGGAGATGCCAAGGCATTGTTCGATAGCGGCGATCTCGAAAATGCCGGTGGCCTCTATTCGGCAGTTCTGCAGGCCGACCCGGAAAACGCGACGGCACTTGCAGGCCTTGCCAATTGCCTGATCGCCATGGGCCAGACAGCGGAAGCGCGCCAGGTCCTTTCCGATCTCCCGGAGGCCATGGCGGCAGACGCCGCTGTTGCTGCCGTCTCCAAGAAGCTTGACCAGATCGAGGAAGCCCGCAAGCTCGGCGATCCGCAGGCCCTAGAACAGGCACTTGCCACCAATCCGGACGATCACGAAGCGCGCATGAAGCTCGCCAAGATCCGCAATGTCGAGGGTGATCGCACGGCAGCAGCCGATCATCTTCTGGCGATCATGAAGCGCGACCGGACTTTTGACGACGATGGTGCACGCCGCGAACTTCTGGCGTTCTTCGACGTGTGGGGTGCCATGGATCCTGCCACCCTTGCGGCACGCCGCAAGCTCTCGTCTATCCTGTTTTCGTGATGGCACCCACGTCGCTGTTCCGCTTCTGATGACGGCGATACGATCGTTCCCTTGAGTTTTTGCAAGGCCGCACCATCTTTCCTTGCTCGGACGGCATTGCTGAAGGATGGCCGTCCAGGGCGGCAGAGGAGCCGCGCGATCGGCCGAGCCGAGAGACAACGGGGAACGCACGGATGCAAGTGGGCAATGCACGCTATCTCAAACCGCAGGACCTGCCGGAAGTGCTGCCGGTATTTCCCTTGACGGGCGTGCTGCTGCTTCCAGGCGCGCAACTACCGCTGAATATCTTCGAGCCCCGCTATCTCGCCATGTTCGACGATGCATTGGCCGGCAACCGTTTGATCGGCATGGTGCAGCCATCCTTCGACGACAGCAATCACGAGACAGCCAGCAATCCGCACCAGCCGCTATGCCAGGTCGGTTGCGTCGGCAGGATCACCTCCTTTGCCGAAATGGAGGATGGCCGCTACCTGATTTCGCTGACCGGCATCTGCCGCTTCCGGCTGCTGACCGAAGCTCATCTCGTCAAAGGCTACCGCACCTTCAAGACGGCACCGTTCGCAACTGATCTTTCCCAGGGCGAGGACGACGCGCAGGTCGATCGCGACGCACTCCTTGCCGCCTTCAGGGCCTATCTGGAAGCCAACAAGCTGGAAGCGGACTGGGAGAGCGTGGAGCGGGCGAGCAACCGCACCCTTGTCAATTCCATGGCGATGATGTCACCCTACGGTCCGGCCGAAAAACAGGCTCTTCTGGAAGCGCCGGACCTGAAGACACGCGCTGAAACGCTGATCGCCATTACGGAGATCGTGCTGGCGCGTGACTTCGGCGATATCGGACATCTTCTGCAGTAGAGGCATGATGGAAGACAGAACCAGCCGGGTCGATCCCAAACTGCTCGAACTGCTCGTCTGCCCGCTGACGAAGGGCCGGCTCAGCTACCATGCGGACGCGGGAGAGCTCGTTTCGGAAAAGGCAAGGCTCGCCTACCCGATCCGCGACGGCATTCCCATCATGCTGATTTCCGAAGCCCGCAAGATCGAGGACTGAGCAGGCTTGGAGCCTTCAAAGGTTAGATCGGCTGCCCGCCCAGAAGCTTGGGATCGCGTTCGCTTGCAAGACCCTCGGCCTGGCGAATGAAAAAAGATTTCAGCGCTGGCAGACGATCCACGAGACCAAGTCCAAAGTCGCGCAAGGCCCGGACCGGCGTGATATCGTTCGAGAACAAGCGGTTGAGCACGTCCGTCGTCACGCCCATGCGAAATGTATCGAACCGGCGCCAGCTCTGGTAGCGCTCCAGAACCGCGAGCGAACCGATATCGAGGCCCAGCCGGTCGGCATCCACAATGGTTTCGGCAAGCGCCGCGACATCCTTGAAACCGAGATTGAGGCCCTGGCCGGAAATCGGATGAATGCCGTGCGCTGCATCACCGGCGAGTGCAAAACGCGGCGCGATGAATTCGCGCGCCAGTGTCAGCCCGAGTGGAAACGCCCGCCGCCCGCCGACGACCTTGAGTGTGCCGAGCTTGTGGCCGAAGCGGCGTTCCAGTTCTTCCTCGAAGACAAGATCGTCGCCAGCCACCAGCCGATCGGCATCGGCGGTGCGCTCGGTCCAGACCAGCGAGGAACGGTTGTTGCGCAGCGGCAGCGTCGCGAACGGGCCAGCGGGCAGGAAATGTTCTTCCGCCGTGCCATTGTGTGGACGCTCGTGCTCCACCGTCGTAACGATGCCTGACTGGCCGTAATCGAAATCCACCGTCTTGATGCCGGCTGCGGCCCGCAGCTTCGAGCGCACACCATCGCAGGCGACCAGCAGTCTTGCCTCGATCGGCTGTCCCGCCGCGACATCGACGGCAACGGAGTGATCGCCGCTCTTGAAACCATTGACCGGGGTCGACTGGCGGATATTGACACCAAGACGCTCGGCCTCGCCACGCAAGGCGCCGACCATGACGACATTGGGAACCATATGGGCGAAAGGACGGCCACTCTCGACCGCGTCGCCAGCACCTTCGAACGTCAGAAAAACCGGACGAACCGGATCGGCCGTTTTCGAATCCGTGATGACCATGCGCCTGATGGGTTCGGCCTCCGGCTCGATGTCGCCCCAGACCCCCAAAGCCTCCAGCATCTGCGATGCGGCAGATGCGATCGCGGACGCCCGCTCGTCCTTCTTCCACACCCCTTCGGGGGCTCCATCGACCAGCGTCACGGCCAGATGCGGCGCTGCCGATTTGATCGCCACGGCGAGCGACAGCCCGACATATCCGCCGCCTGCAATCAGCACATCGATCATCCGCCTACTCCCATCGCTCTTGAGCATTTGTTTTTGCCTATATAGAGCATTGATCTGCCCGTTCCTACCGCCTCGACCCTCGAAGCGGGGCCGCGCGCGCCACAAGCGCGCAAAGGTCGCAGGAAAGAATATCTGCGTTTGCCGCCCACGCCATCTGGGCGCCAACGCGATGAAGTGGAGAATAAAGATGTCCGATCCCGCTGGAAATGTCGCTCCGATGGATGTGCTTCTGAAGACGCTCGATCTGGAGAAGCTGGAGGAAAATCTGTTTCGCGGCCTCTCGCCGCAGGTCGGCTGGCAGCGGGTTTTTGGTGGGCAGGTTATCGGTCAGGCATTGGTCGCAGCCCAGCGTACCGTTGACGAAGGCCGCTACGTGCATTCGCTCCACGCCTACTTCATGCGGCCGGGCGATCCGTCCGTCCCCATCATCTACGAGGTCGATCGTATCCGCGACGGCTCAAGCTTTGCCACCCGCAACGTCATTGCCATCCAGCATGGCAAGGCGATCTTCTCGATGTCGGCATCCTTCCAGTATGATGAAGGCGGCTTTGATCATCAAGTCGCAATGCCCGACGTAAAACAGCCGGAGCAATTGCTGGGCGAGCAGGAGATCAAGGCAAAGTTTCTCGTCAACGCACCAGACGCGATCCGGCGCTACTGGGAGCGCCCACGCCCCATCGAGATACGCCCCGTTTCGCTGTCCCACTATTTTTCACGCGACAAGCTCGATCCATCCCAGAACGTCTGGGTGAAGACGGTTGGAAGCGTGCCCGACGAACGCCACATTCAGGCGGCGGTACTCGCTTATATCTCCGATATGACCTTGTTGGACACTGCACTTTACGCCCATGGCACCTACGTGTTCGATCGCAATCTGCAGGTGGCGAGCCTCGATCATTCGATGTGGTTCCACCGCCCGTGTCGCATGGACGACTGGCTGCTTTACACCCAGGACAGCCCCAGTGCGTCTGGCGCGCGAGGCATGACGCGCGGCGGCCTTTTTGACCGCGCGGGGGCGTTGATTGCCTCGGTCGCCCAGGAAGGGTTGATCCGCAAAAAGGCATCTGAATAACTATTAGGCAAATTTTATTTTTTGCTTATTTTTTAGCCGCTTAAATTGACGATTTTTTTACCCTCCGCCGGCCGAAGCTGGCGGAATAGGACTTTTTCATGTCTTTTCATGGAGTTACCCAGCCCATCCGAATCTGGCACGCGCCTTGAATATAAAAAGCGCTGCCGTTGGGGGAACTCAGTTCAACGGCGAGGAGACGGCACCGAGCCGCTGATGAACAAGGATGGGAAACCAGATGAAAATTGTAATGGCCATTATCAAGCCGTTCAAGCTCGATGAGGTTCGTGAAGCCCTCACCGCTGTTGGCATCCAAGGCCTGACCGTGACCGAAGTGAAGGGTTATGGGCGCCAGAAGGGGCATACAGAAATCTACCGCGGCACCGAATATGCCGTCAGCTTCCTGCCGAAACTGAAGATCGAGATCGCCGTGGCGTCCGAGATCGTCGATACAGCCGTGGAAGCCATCGCTTCGGCCGCAAAGA
This genomic stretch from Pararhizobium capsulatum DSM 1112 harbors:
- a CDS encoding LON peptidase substrate-binding domain-containing protein, with protein sequence MQVGNARYLKPQDLPEVLPVFPLTGVLLLPGAQLPLNIFEPRYLAMFDDALAGNRLIGMVQPSFDDSNHETASNPHQPLCQVGCVGRITSFAEMEDGRYLISLTGICRFRLLTEAHLVKGYRTFKTAPFATDLSQGEDDAQVDRDALLAAFRAYLEANKLEADWESVERASNRTLVNSMAMMSPYGPAEKQALLEAPDLKTRAETLIAITEIVLARDFGDIGHLLQ
- the tesB gene encoding acyl-CoA thioesterase II; protein product: MSDPAGNVAPMDVLLKTLDLEKLEENLFRGLSPQVGWQRVFGGQVIGQALVAAQRTVDEGRYVHSLHAYFMRPGDPSVPIIYEVDRIRDGSSFATRNVIAIQHGKAIFSMSASFQYDEGGFDHQVAMPDVKQPEQLLGEQEIKAKFLVNAPDAIRRYWERPRPIEIRPVSLSHYFSRDKLDPSQNVWVKTVGSVPDERHIQAAVLAYISDMTLLDTALYAHGTYVFDRNLQVASLDHSMWFHRPCRMDDWLLYTQDSPSASGARGMTRGGLFDRAGALIASVAQEGLIRKKASE
- a CDS encoding Trm112 family protein, which translates into the protein MEDRTSRVDPKLLELLVCPLTKGRLSYHADAGELVSEKARLAYPIRDGIPIMLISEARKIED
- a CDS encoding prolyl-tRNA synthetase associated domain-containing protein; its protein translation is MSDIKPKTADDLFSFLDSLGIAHTTKRHAPVFTVAESVSLRDEIPGGHTKNLFVKDKKDNYFLLTVEEHATVDLKTVHHVIGAASKVSFGKPEKLMEYLGVIPGAVTAFGVINDTDKNVAIIIDEELMRDEIVNCHPLSNDATTSIASTDLLRFIEATGHAPLVLKVTA
- a CDS encoding P-II family nitrogen regulator translates to MGNQMKIVMAIIKPFKLDEVREALTAVGIQGLTVTEVKGYGRQKGHTEIYRGTEYAVSFLPKLKIEIAVASEIVDTAVEAIASAAKTGQIGDGKIFVYSIDHAVRIRTGETDTEAL
- the trxA gene encoding thioredoxin; translation: MSGSNPYQGSFGSQMTGQATYGTSAAPTTAAPVGDLIKDTTTATFARDVLEASRQQPVLVDFWAPWCGPCKQLTPIIEKVVTEAAGRVKLVKMNIDDHPSIAGQLGIQSIPAVIAFSGGRPIDGFMGAVPESQIREFIDKVAGPVVDDHKAEIEAALGDAKALFDSGDLENAGGLYSAVLQADPENATALAGLANCLIAMGQTAEARQVLSDLPEAMAADAAVAAVSKKLDQIEEARKLGDPQALEQALATNPDDHEARMKLAKIRNVEGDRTAAADHLLAIMKRDRTFDDDGARRELLAFFDVWGAMDPATLAARRKLSSILFS
- a CDS encoding ubiquinone biosynthesis hydroxylase yields the protein MIDVLIAGGGYVGLSLAVAIKSAAPHLAVTLVDGAPEGVWKKDERASAIASAASQMLEALGVWGDIEPEAEPIRRMVITDSKTADPVRPVFLTFEGAGDAVESGRPFAHMVPNVVMVGALRGEAERLGVNIRQSTPVNGFKSGDHSVAVDVAAGQPIEARLLVACDGVRSKLRAAAGIKTVDFDYGQSGIVTTVEHERPHNGTAEEHFLPAGPFATLPLRNNRSSLVWTERTADADRLVAGDDLVFEEELERRFGHKLGTLKVVGGRRAFPLGLTLAREFIAPRFALAGDAAHGIHPISGQGLNLGFKDVAALAETIVDADRLGLDIGSLAVLERYQSWRRFDTFRMGVTTDVLNRLFSNDITPVRALRDFGLGLVDRLPALKSFFIRQAEGLASERDPKLLGGQPI